The Bombus pascuorum chromosome 12, iyBomPasc1.1, whole genome shotgun sequence genome contains the following window.
taaaattgaaaacatgATCGCTTTTTTAAAGatcatttttgttaaaaaattgtccCAATTGCTTTCGgtgttgaaaatttcttttattctatatttaattgattcgagttttaatgatattaaaatcttAATTTGAGGTATAATTTGTGGTAGACCCAAGGGACGGtgtataattctttttccttattataaaagttgtatttgaaaattattatgaattagataataaatgtatGTTACGTAGTTTTTCGTTGAGGTTTTTGTCCTTTAATAATAGTTGGCCGGCCTTTTATGTAACCTTTCTTGCGACGTGGTGTCTGTAACATTAATGTTCCCCACCCCACGATTTCAACTACATTTCAAAATTACACAATGTTATGatttaaagaaggaaaacGATACGATTAAGAATTCAACAAAAGTAAATGTTTTAACTGCTTTAACTGTTTAACataagaaatagaattctCACCTTTTTACTAACATACGAATTAGCATTTCGTGCAACAATTCGTTTAGATATTGGAATGCTTGGTCTATTAAATTCATTTGGCTTTTTCACCctaaaattgaatttgaataaggacgtttgaaatttataagtataaaaattataaattttataaaattaatttatgatcttgttattattatctataaaattaccTGTAAATTCTAACAAGCCAATGTTCAGTCGTGTAGGCTTCTTCCAAATatgttaatttgaaatttttatttcctatttcgGCGTTACGCGTACGATCATAACCAGAGGGCGATCGATAATCAATCTTTACTTTCCCAAATCGATAGTAGcttaatttatacattagtGAATTCAAAAGGGTAGGTGAACCTTCCGAATCCACACGAAATTCTCCTTTTTCAGTAAAATAATCACTTTCACGAATATCTTGTGGATGTTCACCTTCAGCAATTCGTACCATCCAAAGGAACTTATTAACATCATCTCCGGAATATCCAATCATTCCTCCAAAAATAACTAATACATAATCTACATCTAATGATGTCATAATTTCGTAAGCAGCACTTTCATTTGAGCTCATTGCCTTTCCAACTAGAGCTATATGTGAATTATTCCAAGTGTTATTGTCCACAAGCGTAGttctatattaaaatgaaaatgcttcatattgtattatattgtattatatatacaaaaaattttaatagcacattttattctctaataatatatacctaTTAGCCATTCCAGCAATTTGATAGCCATAATCCCACCAACTCATAATCCTAGCATCAGTAGGTGTATTTTGTGCTAACCAATAATAAGCTTCTCTGAAATCATCTAGAATAGCTCTACCTCCATCGTTAGTATATGTTGCCAAAACAATCGAAGGGCTAGAATATGCATTACTTGTAATCCAAGTACAATGCAACGTAAACATCATCATTAATACAAATGCACCAATGACAACACCATTTCGAAGATTAACACCTAATCCATCTCCATTACCCCTAGGTCTCTCATGTCTCATTCTACGAAGTTTACCAGCTTTATCATAGAGTGATCTACCAGgacttctttctctttcttcttcactTTCTTCTTCACTTCCATTATTacttcgatcgtttctttcattgtcttcctctttgaaaaataattcaagaaGATCACTAAATGCAATTCCAGCAAGCATACAAACAACTGGAGTTAAAGTGAGCATAAGCCTCACCATTACTCCAGCAAAATAAACAGCACTTATAGCATACAATAtaactgtaaaataattatgattaatatatttaatatatttagtaattataattaatatatttgtgtagtaaattaataaagaatttttttcttaaatcttaCCAAAAACACGTTCATCATTGATACGTTTAATGCAGTACCACAAGCCCACAGGAAACGTTGTAACAAGAATGtgtaaatcaaagaaaaagCTAAACCATGTTGTAGGTTGATGTTCAGAAACAGATGCTATTATTGGAATGTGTATCTTTGCATAACCAGTATCCCAAAGTGAATAAAACCTTCCACTCCAAGGTGCAATAACACCGGCATAAGTCAAAcacattaaaataaacaaaagaataCCAGCTGTAACTGCAACTACTCCTCCAAAGTATTTCATTTCAGATTTTGTAAGTACAGTTCTTAGATatctgtaataataaaatatactgtattacaaaatttgatatattaaaattacactaACATATTATATCAACACACCTGAGAGTTgccacaaaaattaataatccaAACACACCTCCAGCTGCCATGTGTTCTGATGTTCTTATTGGTTGAAAACCAACAAATGGTATTTGCATACTCAATAAAAGTCCcagaatataaaatgtagtGTAACTTGTAAAAAGACGATTACTGAATCGATTCATGATCAATAATGCAAAAACATGAAgtggaattaaattaatgataaaaacaTAACCACCCCATGCAGATaccatataaaaataagacaGAGCAGTCATAGAAGCCCAAAAAATAGAGCCAGTTTTAACTGACTTAACCCACagataatatgtaatttgtaGTGCAAAAATTGCAATGCCTTCATTGTCATAACTTCCTGCTACAGATCTTGAAATGTAACCAGGTACAATTGCAATAAAACACGCTGCAAATAAACCAGCTCCTGCACTCCatatttcttttgttaataAGTACGTAGAAATGGCTGTAAGACCACTAAATATTGGAGCTAAGAATACACAAATGTCTCTTATATGCACTGGGATATTTAaagaatgtaatatataatgtatagaTCCAGATGTTATCATTAATCCAGGATAAACAGTTCCACCTACAATACGACCCAGCGGATACCATGCTCTTTCATCAaaccaatttaaaaaattataaaatccatGTTGTACCATATATGCTGTAGCTCTGTAGTTAAACCTATGTtatggaagaatattttattttatagtaatgttttataatgatattatatgtacacatatatgtaaagctaatttactttatcaattaaattattaataaatatgaaaattatgttttgtGAACAAAATgttaagtaaatattaaatgaaaaatattaaattaaataattattataaattagcaataattaaaaatacgtacCAGGGATCGAATTCATGTATGATACTTTCAAAACGTATCACCGCGAATAACCGAGAAGCAAATCCTGAGATCCAAGCAAGTAGCAAAACAGTAAAAGTAATAAGAGAACTAAGACCAGCGGCGTTTGTTAACGTAGAAGTTTTCATTTGCTTAGACGTCGATTTCCTGTTAGGAAACATATCTTTTCTAGTATTTGTAATGGATGTTTTATTTGACAACatatttcctttaaatttctgaatgtaattataaatatttccgtGAAATTTTAACAGACATTTGCCATGAACATATTAACATTTGTTTCTATTCAACACGCTGCAAATCAAGCTGCTTGCAACAAATTATCAAATCACTATTCCTAAGCTAGAAGTTTAAGACACGTTGAACACCGGCTACGTGTTAACCATGACTTCGCAATGACGTTCTCTACCTACTTTCATAGGAATATGGGTACAGGAATGGTATGTTCGAATATGCGCTTAAACGCACACCACGTTCGTTATGAATATCAAGCTGCCGATTGGTTTCATTAACAACACATAAAATAGAAACAGTTTGTCTACCAATggcattaattttatatcaatatcACATCCGGTCATCGACTATGATCTAAATACAGATGCAGTCACATATAATGTACTTACTGACACTTATCCTAAACCATCATATCCGGATAATCTTATTACTTAACGACTGCTTGCTATAACATAATACGCtgcgaaattaatatttcctgtTTTCGTTACAACatacaagaaatttaaaaaattttggtatgtaatcgtagaaaatattatgagCAAAAGAAATCCCTaagaaagtgaaatttttgtacataAGGAACtgtaaattatcttttttaccACGTCCACCGTTTAAAAAtagtgattaaaaaatttaaaataaagtaatggAATAGTGAGAAATTTCGTtaagtaatataaatgaaaattattctctCATGTTTACTAGCAAGGAGCAATTAATAAAACGTACTGGGAAAAATTCTATTGGTCGTTATGATTTCTTAAAACTTTTAGCTACAGAATTTAAGACCACTAAATCTAAAggtaatttgcataaaaaaatataattacttatataattattatattgcataattatagaaaataaattatttccacaGAAGCAAGGGAACAAGTGTTAGCAAACCTTGCTAATTTTGCTTATGACCCTATCAATTATGGATACATAAGACAACTACAAATAATTGATTTGTTTCTTCACGCTTTgtcagaaaataatttaaaattagtaCGTTTTGCAGCAGGAGGTATTTGTAATGTATGTGCTGGTAGGTATATAATGGtttgaaagatttattttcgaaaaatatatcgtgataactattaattaacaaaagtattatattttagatccaataaataaactatacATTTTACGTAACCAAGGCATTAGTCTATTAACATCATTAATTTCTTCACAAGATGAAGATATCATACTTTCAGTAATTActagtttaatatttttaattacccCTGATTATAAGAGTGAAGTAACAGCTgaattaattggaaaaatatctGATTTGTCAAATCATGAAAGtaatcgtattaaaaatttagcaGCAATGTTTTTAAATGATTGCACTGAAATAAAGGATAAAgttgaaaattctaaaaatacatagaaaatatttttgaagaataCATACCTAATTATACcttgatatataaaaaaagaagtagttaaaaaattatatattataattcaattgTGGAGTAAAATGAAGTTCTCTGAGCCATTCTTTAAATTGCTAAAAAGGTATGTGCAAAAATATTGTACAGGATCTTCAGATGTTCTAAACACTATGAAAGttggaaatgaaatatcagTTTTTAAAACAGTTACCAAAGATGACATactaaattttgcaaaattaactGGTGATTATAATCCAATACATTTTGTGACATCAAATAATCTTGTTCATGGTGCTCTACTCAATGGCTTAGTATCGGGAGTACTTGGTACAAAAATGCCAGGCCCAGGAACCATAGTAGTTGAACAAACCTTTACATTTCCAGCACCATGTTATGCTGgagatataatagaaataaaagtgcaaattgtttctataagaaaaattatgaaatgtgaatatatttgtattgcaaatggcaaaaaaatagttttaaaagGAAATGCAAAACTTAtcaaaaagttataaaatatcaatgcaTGATAAAGtgaatatgtataatcttaTCAACAAGAAAGTAATCTAAATCTTATTGttgtacatgtatttatttgtattttaagattatattcatatcaaaagaataaaacaagcttttttttaaatacaatatgATTACAGTACTGGagtattatgaaatattgctTATTATGAATGTGACCTATTTTAATTGCtgattttacaaaacaaaGCACTTTCAACAAAACCTGCACGACTTATTGATTTTCATTACTTCATGCAAGTAATGCAGACAATTTGATTAATGTAAGTATCAGTAAACTGAATATATACttgtatactttattaatactTTATAGTTTGGAGTACagattttcatatattcttaATATACTTAGACACAGCTTTCTTTTAttggttattattaattaaactaaTCTTATTCATAAGGgaaatctgaaatattttttttacagaaaagATGAATTTGGCATTTCTGTTATCAATTCTCCATTTCTTATCTGCATCAGCAgatcaaattaaaataaaagttttaaatgATACTCTTAAAATTGTAACTACTGAATTTCCAATTGGTTGTGCTTGTGGAATTTTTTTAAGTGGACAATTTAAAAAGGATGGTAAAGAACCACCTACAGGAGAACCTGCTATTCTTCATGATTTGCCTGGAGCATTTTCATGTACTCCAACTGGAAATAAACTGTGTACAAATAAATGCTTGGACACTGTGAGttaatctataaaaatacaaaattattaccacacgtatattttattgatgATACAGTTAATTTCTTATCTCAAGTAacacaaaatatgaaatatttactataGATTATTAAACATCTGCCAAACAGTCCTAAAATACtatgtaattcaataaaatatgacTGTCATAAGGAAAGGGTAAGttctattttaatgtttcataatagcttcaaattaattattaaacaacattatattatataatttctttatattaggcttacttatttattaaaaattgtaacagtGGATGGATTAGCACGAATCTTTCTGCTGGAAGAGAATATTGTTGTAAGGATGGCACACCATACAAATGTCcagtatattaaaataaatatcttttattatgtatatgttcTCACttgttataaatgtataagctttatacttttttaatttaataaaaccatTATTGATTCTACcacattttcttcttaaatgtCCCGCTTCTTGTCTAAATATAGCTTCAAGAACATCACATATACTCCACAAAGAATCAAAGGAATCCCAGATAAATATCTGAAATCTTCattctataattaaattgtcatatataaaactttgttctattttgtgcactttaaaaaagaaaagctttCGCTTTACATTGAGTTCTTCTCTATACTTATTAACATATGAGGTatgattttgatttttaatttgtgcCATTGGGTCAAGTTCAGGCATAACCCCAATATTACAGATGacaatgttaaatttaaattaatcagCTACTTTAAATTTGTATCTCAAACACTCTACTTTTATAGCCAACATTAAGTCTGTATAAAAGCTCATTTTTATTGATACaaaaaagatggaaagattatttatcatttatactATTAAGAAAACAATGTGAAGctctattataaatattattttaaataaaaacattataaataaaaattggtaaGAAACATGTGTGCAAGACTTTTAGCATGTCCTTTGTGCTCACAGCCAGGTTTTTTAACATTGGATGCATTGCGAGCAGGATTAATAAGCGTAGCAACACGACCTCTTACATGCCCTGTGTGTAATGAAGTATTGCTTGGTATTGATAAGCTTACTATTCATTTATTCAGCCACACTATtaatttaagtaataataatacagcAGAGTCATTGaaacatacaaatattattaccaGTACTCATAATccacaaataataaataatttagaaagtaTTACTTTTCAAGATTGGAATATgtctaaaatacaaattacagaTTCAAATAAACTTTCACAGAATAacttaaatattcaaaatagttTAATATCTTCACAAAGTCTGCAAAATGCAAAAGATGAAGCTTCAATTTTGAATCCAGAAGTTTCTattcaaaatcaaaattcattgAATCATATATCTCAAATTACATTTCCACAAAATTCAATTTGTGGAAATAAAGAGATACATACACTTCAAAGGAATAAAGAAGTAGAATCAGAAAAACTGCCTCAACAAATGTTACAAGAAACAATAAAAGTAGATTATGCTACACAATACTTTAATCatcaaaatgttaaaaatgtaaaatttgtacaaaattatcCTGAAacagaatatgaaaatgtccaaacatttaaaaattgggTAGAGGATCAAAATTGTGAACAACCAAACAAAGAAGTAGCAGACAAAATGGAAAGATCTGTAGATAAACCTTGTAGTAATGAACAAatgataataacaaataaatttccaaatattataaGTACATGTACCAATATACCATTGGAAAAAGCTAATGATAAGAATATACAAGAAGATTCATCTGTTGTATGtaataaaagacaaaatgGAAGTCTTGAACATAATGAGATATTACCTCAATTAAAacttataaaaacattatcaACAAAACAAAAGACTGAGCGTTGCAATATATGTGGTTTTCATTTTCCTGATCATAATATCTTGCTTTTACATAAGCAATTAATACATATGATcaatgaaaaagatttaaatgtTATACCTGAAAATTTACTTAAGAATTATTCATGTCACTTATGCtctaaagtatttaaaatgaGAGGTAGTTTAATGGTGCATATGCGAGTAGCACATACGGGATATAATTtaggtaatttattattacattgaaaggatattaatatctattatttaatagacattaacataaacatattttcaGGTTCTTTGGTCAGAGGTGGACAAATAGAACTCATacttaatgaaaataaatttagctGCCCCACATGtggaaaaaaatttaaaaaggtggtaaatatgtttctttgaatatctttttgtacaaaataaaataaatttattattttaggaACAACATGTAATGCAGCATTTAAAAACACATGAAGCTAAACAATGGGAATGTGATGTATGCAATAAAATGTTtacaacgaaatattttctaaagaaacataaaagatTACATTCAGGAGAAATGCCTTATAAGTGcaacatatgtaataaaacgTTTACTTTCCAGCAGTCATATCATAAACATAGATTATATCATAAAGATGATAAACCTTATACATGTACGACTTGTGGCAGatcatttaaagaattatcTACTTTGCATAATCATGAACGAATTCATACAGGAGAAAAGCCTTTTGCATGTGAAACTTGTGGTATGTTAACTtttgtaagaattttatttaaaaatgtgttGCAAAAACTGAAATAATGCATGTTTTGTTTTCAGTTATTACTAACAATTTAATATGGATTGTTCTGTTTCTGCAATGTATGTATAACAATGTTTTGTAGTTTATTATATCTACTACAAATACTGCTTATATTTAGAAGTATGTAATAACTATATTCATACAgcatatattttgataattttataattaaaagctCCTTcctataatgaaaaaatagatGGATAAATATGACAtcatcttttttataatttagatGCTTTCTTTTTAGGAAAATGTTTTCGTCAACGTGTTTCATACTTGGTTCATCGTAGAATTCACACAGGTGTAATGCCTTATAAATGCACAACATGTGGAAAAAACTTCAGATACAAGGTATatcagaataaaaaaaaaatatttttatgatttcattaattatcCATTACTATAGGTAAGTCAAAGAACTCATAAGTGCCCAGCACAACAAACAGGAAATGTACAACAAACAAATATCATGGACCAGAAGTCAGTAAATTTACCAGATATGCAAGGTATACACAATGATATATGTAAAACTCAAAAGGACTTTTTAAAGGAAAATCAAACGATGCtagatattgtaaataatgaagaaaacaaatatgtgttaataataaatactcaAGGTCAGCATCTTTTAACAAAAGAGTCTAAcattgaaaaaatacaaactaTTGCAAATACTaacattacaaataaaaaacagaAGTTAGAAGAATGTACAGGGACAAACAATGATAATGAAAAAACAGGGAATATGTGGAAATCTGACATTCCTAATAGTTCTATATTTAAGAAACCCTTTGACACTTGTAAAGCAATACAATCAAAAAATGAGAAACTATTTCAAGAAGATACACATGATTTCTTTTCAATGGTAATGTCTCCCCTTGAAAATGGACTATCTTCACCCACTGCTGAAATGGAACACTTAAGAGTATCATCTCCCACACAAAAAGGAGATACATCAAAATCTTATGATACTTTTAGAAATACAGCACATGTCATAGAAATGAATATGTTTAATACTGATATAGAACAAAGTTTTAGCAGTGCTGATAACAACGCAAATAATTTGCAAACTATTAACGAAGAATCATTGAAACAACTACTGTATAGTATTAATGAGAAATGATTAGAGAATTCGCTATAAAAAATTGCTTTATTAGTTATcatcgttataaataaataagaatttttcaaagaaaaattaattataaaagtttataatgaattttttcccggacattttaaaatactaacaaaaatttctttatttaatatgtaccTATTTTTTGAAACATAAAGTTTACCTCTTCAAAAAAGTGGCATAATAGTTAATATCGCTGAGTTAACCTTgaatcatttaataatttcgctaaatatattttagtacaAATGTTCAACCAAAATGCTTAAATCACTTTTCCAgcttttattaatgtttataGACGAATAGTATGTATTTTAACTAAtcttttttacgaaataaagcGATAATATTATTCTCGTTGCTGATTGGctaataaaaatcgaataataCACATTAACCAATCATCGTTCAGAGAACGTTACAGTATGGCTACATAAAGGAACGCACATGCTTCAGCTGAATCACCATACAACCTGCATCCTGTATAATCCTCGGTCGAGATATCGTAGCAGACGACGCTCTAATCGACTTGACAGCACAGTCTGTATTTTCACGTGTCCTCTTATACATCGCATTGCGTAACTGGAGTTCGACTTCCAGGGAGGAGCTCCCTTTTTCGGtaagtaattatttcaaataaaattaaatgaatcaacaaacgtttaataattataacatcTGTTACGGTTCTGTCAAACATTTGTTCTGTTTATTTTATCAGTATACTTCATTTATCGCAAACTGTTTTGACATAggttgagaaatattttaacttatCGGCCAATTGGATACTactaaatcaaattttcaaccAATCGTAACGATGTGTACATACTTGCCGTGATCAAACAATAGAACCAGAATTCGACATTCGTTACGACATCGTAATTGTGAAGTTTACGTGTTTTCCTAGAAGATTTAAAAAGTGATGAAATAACAGTTCtataattgtttcaattttctgtCTGTTTAATCTcaaaaacgttttataattatcatttaacACGTTATCAGCAAATGCGTTTGTAATAGTTAAGATTGGGTTGACAAAActataagaattttttaaaagtattgaACAACGAATAACAAGCTTTTTGGTTTAATCTATTACACCTCCATATTATCATCaacgtatattaattttatatacgttgTTTTATCGCCGCTCTATAATTCTGTCTGCTTAACACATTTATTTATGATAACctaatcatatttattttgaatccAAGCAGTGTTTAAGGTTTGAGTCATGATTTCTTATCTAATAGACagatttatgtttatttataaaaatatataagttcATTGTACTAGtttgaaaaacataaaaagaaaaattcttttgatGTACTGTaacatagtatataatgttacagaACAACATATTGaatcacacacacacacgaaTACACACGCGCATACGCATAGTACGtgtctatatattattacacgtATACTAttgtgtatataattatagtatgtgtatataaatacatgtatatatacacatacatatattttaaccagggaataattatgtatttgaAGATTTCTCATTGATATTCGATCAATTGTTTGCGATTAATTTGGCACTACAAACGAAGAGAAAGTAAAAGTTGGTGTTTGAAAAAACTGCGGCAAGATGGCTATTCGCGCCGGTTTTGCATCTGCTGTTTCGTTATGAATTGCGATTTCACTCCATGCGGGCACCGTGTTTTCGAACGCACCTACGTTGAATTCATGTGTGACGTTTCCTGATGGGGGCGGAGCGTTCTCCAGCTTCCCAATTCTAACCAACCCGATCCCGATAGCTGTCGCATTCCGCTGAGTTGCTTCAGTGTGCCTCGGCAGTGCGTTTGGTGCGTTTTTTGGTGTGTGCTAGTGCACATAGCCACTCACCAACGTACGTGCTCTGTGCGAGAATCCATTTTTGTGTCGTATGTAACAAGAAACGTTTGTGCTCATAAAAATCATCGACGAGAAGACATTTTCCTCGCGATGCCCTGGGCATGTTTATCCGACATTCAGGTAATCTTTATtctgtaattgaaaattcttttcctctcttctactctttttttccttctttttcttcttcttattttccttcttttcctttttgtcgAGGACCTGCATACCTAAGTAGGATTCTCTTTTTCGAGGATCTAAACCTGAGGTCACACGGTAACGAGAGtggagaaacgaaagatagaaagagacgaagaaagaacTCGTCCTCCATTACTTGTTCACAAGCAAATGGTGGCTTGCTTGCTTACGAGTCTTTGTTGTAATTATTTACGTCTTTCGTTGAATACCTTACGGTTGTACCGAATCTATTCGTGGCTTTGTTGCGACTATGTAATTCTAGTATTCTTAGAAGAGGTTCTATGATGTCAACGGCACAATTTTGCATTGACCATGATATTATAAACGGACACCAGTTGTACTGTTTGTTATGATTCTTGGGTTTGTTACTATCTCTTTCACCGTGAAGGAAAACATTAATTGCGCATCGCCTCTGCTGTATTATTTAGTCACGCTTCTCTTATCCAAGTGTCCATTGAT
Protein-coding sequences here:
- the LOC132912477 gene encoding dolichyl-diphosphooligosaccharide--protein glycosyltransferase subunit STT3B isoform X2 → MLSNKTSITNTRKDMFPNRKSTSKQMKTSTLTNAAGLSSLITFTVLLLAWISGFASRLFAVIRFESIIHEFDPWFNYRATAYMVQHGFYNFLNWFDERAWYPLGRIVGGTVYPGLMITSGSIHYILHSLNIPVHIRDICVFLAPIFSGLTAISTYLLTKEIWSAGAGLFAACFIAIVPGYISRSVAGSYDNEGIAIFALQITYYLWVKSVKTGSIFWASMTALSYFYMVSAWGGYVFIINLIPLHVFALLIMNRFSNRLFTSYTTFYILGLLLSMQIPFVGFQPIRTSEHMAAGGVFGLLIFVATLRYLRTVLTKSEMKYFGGVVAVTAGILLFILMCLTYAGVIAPWSGRFYSLWDTGYAKIHIPIIASVSEHQPTTWFSFFFDLHILVTTFPVGLWYCIKRINDERVFVILYAISAVYFAGVMVRLMLTLTPVVCMLAGIAFSDLLELFFKEEDNERNDRSNNGSEEESEEERERSPGRSLYDKAGKLRRMRHERPRGNGDGLGVNLRNGVVIGAFVLMMMFTLHCTWITSNAYSSPSIVLATYTNDGGRAILDDFREAYYWLAQNTPTDARIMSWWDYGYQIAGMANRTTLVDNNTWNNSHIALVGKAMSSNESAAYEIMTSLDVDYVLVIFGGMIGYSGDDVNKFLWMVRIAEGEHPQDIRESDYFTEKGEFRVDSEGSPTLLNSLMYKLSYYRFGKVKIDYRSPSGYDRTRNAEIGNKNFKLTYLEEAYTTEHWLVRIYRVKKPNEFNRPSIPISKRIVARNANSYVSKKLKSWGGEH
- the LOC132912489 gene encoding follicle cell protein 3C-1, which encodes MNLAFLLSILHFLSASADQIKIKVLNDTLKIVTTEFPIGCACGIFLSGQFKKDGKEPPTGEPAILHDLPGAFSCTPTGNKLCTNKCLDTIIKHLPNSPKILCNSIKYDCHKERAYLFIKNCNSGWISTNLSAGREYCCKDGTPYKCPVY
- the LOC132912477 gene encoding dolichyl-diphosphooligosaccharide--protein glycosyltransferase subunit STT3B isoform X1, with amino-acid sequence MLSNKTSITNTRKDMFPNRKSTSKQMKTSTLTNAAGLSSLITFTVLLLAWISGFASRLFAVIRFESIIHEFDPWFNYRATAYMVQHGFYNFLNWFDERAWYPLGRIVGGTVYPGLMITSGSIHYILHSLNIPVHIRDICVFLAPIFSGLTAISTYLLTKEIWSAGAGLFAACFIAIVPGYISRSVAGSYDNEGIAIFALQITYYLWVKSVKTGSIFWASMTALSYFYMVSAWGGYVFIINLIPLHVFALLIMNRFSNRLFTSYTTFYILGLLLSMQIPFVGFQPIRTSEHMAAGGVFGLLIFVATLRYLRTVLTKSEMKYFGGVVAVTAGILLFILMCLTYAGVIAPWSGRFYSLWDTGYAKIHIPIIASVSEHQPTTWFSFFFDLHILVTTFPVGLWYCIKRINDERVFVILYAISAVYFAGVMVRLMLTLTPVVCMLAGIAFSDLLELFFKEEDNERNDRSNNGSEEESEEERERSPGRSLYDKAGKLRRMRHERPRGNGDGLGVNLRNGVVIGAFVLMMMFTLHCTWITSNAYSSPSIVLATYTNDGGRAILDDFREAYYWLAQNTPTDARIMSWWDYGYQIAGMANRTTLVDNNTWNNSHIALVGKAMSSNESAAYEIMTSLDVDYVLVIFGGMIGYSGDDVNKFLWMVRIAEGEHPQDIRESDYFTEKGEFRVDSEGSPTLLNSLMYKLSYYRFGKVKIDYRSPSGYDRTRNAEIGNKNFKLTYLEEAYTTEHWLVRIYRVKKPNEFNRPSIPISKRIVARNANSYVSKKTPRRKKGYIKGRPTIIKGQKPQRKTT
- the LOC132912747 gene encoding uncharacterized protein LOC132912747, which produces MFTSKEQLIKRTGKNSIGRYDFLKLLATEFKTTKSKEAREQVLANLANFAYDPINYGYIRQLQIIDLFLHALSENNLKLVRFAAGGICNVCADPINKLYILRNQGISLLTSLISSQDEDIILSVITSLIFLITPDYKSEVTAELIGKISDLSNHESNRIKNLAAMFLNDCTEIKDKVENSKNTIKKEVVKKLYIIIQLWSKMKFSEPFFKLLKRYVQKYCTGSSDVLNTMKVGNEISVFKTVTKDDILNFAKLTGDYNPIHFVTSNNLVHGALLNGLVSGVLGTKMPGPGTIVVEQTFTFPAPCYAGDIIEIKVQIVSIRKIMKCEYICIANGKKIVLKGNAKLIKKL